One Pseudomonas entomophila genomic window carries:
- a CDS encoding SRPBCC family protein: protein MTLVQPAQPQHELAISRLIDAPPAKVFRAWTEPEWLMQWWGPHGMTTPECEMQLWPGGLFRTLMRAPDGTEYPHQGVFLEIHAPHRLVFTDAFRPGWLPSDKAFMTAVVSFDDEQGKTRYTARAWHWNAADCRAHEEMGFHQGWGESLDRLVEVVTQRMPD, encoded by the coding sequence ATGACTCTGGTACAACCGGCACAACCCCAGCATGAGCTGGCCATCAGCCGCCTGATCGACGCCCCGCCCGCCAAGGTGTTCCGCGCCTGGACCGAGCCGGAGTGGCTGATGCAGTGGTGGGGCCCCCATGGCATGACCACCCCGGAATGCGAGATGCAGTTATGGCCGGGCGGGTTGTTCCGCACCCTCATGCGCGCCCCCGACGGTACCGAGTACCCCCACCAGGGCGTGTTCCTGGAAATCCATGCGCCGCACCGGCTGGTGTTCACCGATGCCTTCCGCCCTGGCTGGCTGCCCTCCGACAAGGCCTTCATGACCGCGGTGGTCAGCTTCGACGACGAGCAGGGCAAGACCCGCTACACCGCCCGCGCCTGGCACTGGAACGCCGCCGACTGCCGCGCCCATGAGGAAATGGGCTTCCACCAGGGCTGGGGAGAAAGCCTGGACCGCCTGGTGGAGGTGGTGACCCAGCGGATGCCGGACTGA
- the aac(6') gene encoding aminoglycoside 6'-N-acetyltransferase, with translation MIHPCTDPTTPAWLHLRSALWPDSAAAEHLAEMADIALRPDTFVALLAYDEQGGALGLAEASVRHDYVNGSNTSPVAYLEGIFVEPARRGQGIARQLIAAVERWAAGKGCRELASDAALDNLGSQHMHAALGFAETERVVYFLKPVAPLD, from the coding sequence ATGATCCACCCTTGCACCGACCCGACCACCCCGGCCTGGCTGCACCTGCGCAGTGCCCTCTGGCCCGACAGCGCGGCGGCCGAGCACCTGGCGGAAATGGCCGATATTGCCCTCCGCCCCGATACCTTCGTGGCCCTGTTGGCGTACGACGAGCAGGGCGGGGCGCTAGGGCTGGCCGAGGCGTCGGTGCGCCATGACTACGTCAATGGCAGCAATACGTCGCCGGTGGCGTACCTCGAAGGCATCTTCGTCGAGCCGGCCCGGCGCGGCCAGGGCATCGCCCGCCAGCTGATCGCGGCCGTCGAACGCTGGGCGGCCGGCAAAGGCTGCCGCGAACTGGCCTCGGACGCCGCGCTGGACAACCTTGGTAGCCAGCATATGCACGCGGCCCTGGGCTTTGCCGAGACCGAGCGGGTGGTGTACTTCCTCAAGCCGGTCGCGCCCCTCGACTGA
- a CDS encoding YciI family protein encodes MKYLCLVYCDEGLLHSLPDSPEDAECMAYAESIQGSGRMLAAEALKPVQTATTVRVRGGRMSLTDGPFAETKEQLAGFYLVDARDLNEALNIAKGIPAARVGSVEVRPVRELQP; translated from the coding sequence ATGAAATACCTGTGCCTGGTCTATTGTGACGAGGGGTTGCTGCACAGCCTGCCCGACAGCCCCGAAGACGCCGAATGCATGGCCTACGCCGAGTCCATCCAGGGCTCCGGGCGGATGCTCGCCGCCGAGGCGCTCAAGCCCGTGCAAACCGCCACCACGGTGCGCGTGCGCGGTGGCCGCATGAGCCTGACCGACGGCCCCTTTGCCGAGACGAAAGAGCAGCTGGCCGGCTTCTACCTGGTCGACGCCCGCGACCTCAACGAGGCGCTGAACATCGCCAAGGGCATCCCGGCGGCGCGGGTCGGCAGCGTCGAGGTGCGGCCGGTGCGCGAACTGCAACCCTGA
- a CDS encoding YybH family protein, translating into MNTAAENEIRQLIAGWIEAVRERDVARIVAPYADDILAFDAIQALQFKGKAAYRAHWEMCMGYCTGPMVFEVAQLAVHADGDLGLAHWLNRCGPADDESQCGFMRVTVGYRRNAGQWQVIHEHWSAPFDMETQKALFDLKP; encoded by the coding sequence ATGAACACCGCAGCCGAAAACGAAATTCGCCAGTTGATCGCAGGTTGGATCGAGGCCGTGCGCGAGCGCGACGTGGCGCGCATCGTCGCCCCCTACGCCGACGACATCCTCGCCTTCGACGCCATCCAGGCCCTGCAATTCAAGGGCAAGGCCGCCTACCGAGCGCACTGGGAAATGTGCATGGGCTACTGCACCGGCCCCATGGTGTTCGAGGTGGCGCAACTGGCCGTGCATGCCGACGGCGACCTGGGCCTGGCCCACTGGCTCAACCGCTGCGGCCCGGCGGACGACGAAAGCCAGTGCGGCTTCATGCGCGTCACCGTGGGCTACCGGCGCAATGCCGGGCAGTGGCAGGTGATCCATGAGCACTGGTCGGCGCCGTTCGACATGGAAACGCAAAAAGCGCTGTTCGATCTCAAACCCTGA